The window CTTCGCGAAATCATCAAACAACCACTAGTAGCTACAGAAACTCTTGGAAGCTACAATATCCTTGTAAACGTCGATGGTGGTGGATACACAGGACAAGCAGGAGCAATCCGTCACGGAGTTGCACGTGCTCTACTTCAAGTAGACCCTGACTTCCGTCCAGTGCTTAAATCTGCTGGATTCCTAACACGTGATGCAAGAATGAAAGAACGTAAAAAACCAGGTCTTAAAGGCGCACGTCGTGCACCACAGTTCTCAAAACGTTAATCTTTCAATTCAAAGCCCTTTTCCATTCGTGGAGGAGGGCTTTTTGTATGCTTTTAAATCCAGAAAAAAGAACAATGGTGGCAGTCACCACTCTATTGGAATAAGGGGGACATTGGTATATGATGGTATATAGGAAATAGTTCACTGAAAGTAGGCGGAAAATCATATGAGTAAAAAGTTGTTTTTGAGTTCTTTGGCAATGGCAGTTGCGTTACCGGCAATGGTAGTGCCTATGCAAGCTCAAGAAGTTAGTGCTGAGGTTTTGCAAGAGTTAAAGGACGTATCAAAAGGCAATTCAGCATACAAAGAAATCATGGCGATGTATGACCAAGGTATTATCGATGCATACCCAGGCAATCTGTTTAAACCGGCACAATCAATC of the Sporosarcina sp. FSL K6-1508 genome contains:
- the rpsI gene encoding 30S ribosomal protein S9; this encodes MAQVQYLGTGRRKSSVARVRLVPGDGTIIINNRDVEDYVPFATLREIIKQPLVATETLGSYNILVNVDGGGYTGQAGAIRHGVARALLQVDPDFRPVLKSAGFLTRDARMKERKKPGLKGARRAPQFSKR